From Candidatus Methylomirabilota bacterium, the proteins below share one genomic window:
- a CDS encoding MFS transporter, producing RGSFFWLGVGLLLTVLPLAFWLVRNDPADSGVRPYGATGPAPTAAQAAARERAERVSVTDVLLVPQFWLLMATFFICGYTSVGMVLTHFMPHALEHNFTELQAGTALGVMGAMNVFGTIGSGWICDRFGRRGPLAFYYFVRGLSLLFLLYVWNAPSLHLWAAIFGLNYISTVPPTTTLTANIFGRYSVGELSGWIYFSHQVGAALGAALAGWLYEWTGTYSIAFVSAALMAFLAAGLALAIREHPVGSRRVGSPAPATS from the coding sequence CGGGGAAGCTTCTTCTGGCTCGGCGTCGGGCTGCTCCTCACCGTGCTGCCGCTCGCGTTCTGGCTCGTGCGGAACGACCCCGCCGACAGCGGGGTCCGGCCGTACGGCGCGACGGGGCCGGCGCCGACCGCGGCGCAGGCGGCGGCGAGGGAGCGGGCGGAGCGCGTCTCGGTCACGGACGTGCTGCTCGTGCCGCAGTTCTGGCTCCTCATGGCGACCTTCTTCATCTGCGGCTACACCTCCGTCGGGATGGTGCTCACCCACTTCATGCCGCACGCGCTCGAGCACAATTTCACGGAGCTCCAGGCGGGGACCGCGCTCGGCGTGATGGGCGCGATGAACGTGTTCGGGACGATCGGCTCGGGCTGGATCTGCGACCGCTTCGGCCGCCGCGGGCCGCTCGCCTTCTACTACTTCGTGCGCGGCCTCTCGCTCCTGTTCCTGCTCTACGTGTGGAACGCGCCGTCGCTCCACCTCTGGGCGGCGATCTTCGGCCTGAACTACATCTCGACCGTGCCCCCGACGACGACCCTCACCGCGAACATCTTCGGCCGCTACTCGGTCGGTGAGCTGTCGGGCTGGATCTACTTCTCGCACCAGGTCGGCGCGGCGCTCGGCGCCGCGCTCGCGGGCTGGCTCTACGAGTGGACGGGAACCTACTCGATCGCGTTCGTCTCCGCGGCGCTCATGGCGTTCCTCGCCGCGGGCCTGGCGCTGGCGATCCGCGAGCACCCGGTCGGCTCGCGCCGGGTGGGCTCGCCCGCGCCGGCGACCTCCTGA